GATTGGTTGTGGGTGCTTTATTATTATGTGCGCATGCGTGTTGCTATGCGATGCGCGCGACAGACTCAAGGCTGCAATAGAACCAGAGGATACGAAGAAAGATGCGGCTGCCATCAACTATGTCGAAGCATTTCGGAGAATGTACGAAGAGGAAATGAGACAAAAAGATGTCGAGGAAACGGAAAGAAGAACTAAAAAGATAGatgaatattttgaatatatgAGTAGATATCCTATTGGTCGGAGAACTCTTATACGTGCGTTGAGACCGCGTTCTTTTAGTGACCCCTGTGTCCGACTGGACACGCCTCTCCCAGATTCCTATGAATATGCAAAAGAAAGATTACGGAATAACCCTATTGGGAGAGACAGCAAAGCCAATGGCACATATTCTGATTTAGATGTCAATTTGTCGATGAATCAACATTTTATAAGATCAACAAAACCCAAATCTGCATCACAGAACTCTATCCAGCATTTATCTCCTTCACATCAAATTACTCTCGAGAGTAAACCCACCAATTTAGCAACTCTACCACCGATAAAGTCTCGTAGTAACAATGGACCTATTAAGGTTAATGTAGACACTTCAAGTTTACCCGTCGGTAGCCTTGAAAAATTGTATCTAGGTGACGATACAATAATTGGCGGCACCAGGAAgaaacagaaaaggaaaaaaggaaaacgaAAAAGGAAAACTGCCAACCCAAAGGCAGATGCAGAAGGTGAAAATAGTCACCCTGTTTCCACCTTGCTGGATACAAACCAAGAAACCACAGATGTAAAAACAGCTAGCAAATTGGAAGTCGCACAAGAAGCGAGAAATCCTATTTTGTTAGACCCAGCAAAAGATCAACTTGAGCTTAGCCAAAGTGAGAGAACTGACGGTTCTCGCTTAACGGATGTAAAAAGTGGTTACCATGGTCACGAAAATACTGACAGCCCATTGGCTGCTGCTCGAGCAAGTCGCGGTAAAATTATCACCGTGGCATCTGTGACAAGTGAATTAGAACCCTCCGCAAGAACTATGAAGTGGGTCACGGAAAGTAACGACCAACCTTGGAACCGCACGTGGAGCGATAACCGGTATACTACAGAGCCATTCGGTGATGACGAATTAAATGAAACGGCTGACTCTAATTCTAACATTCGCAAGTCTTCCACTGGGTCTTTATCATTCGAAGGACCAAGTACTTTGGGGTTAGGTCATCAAGCTATGGTGCTATAATTAGGGTTTGTTGTTTCTTAATTAAAACAGCCAGTTATAAGATATTTTATCGGGCAGTCTTTTTAATGAGATCAACATAAAAAACCAGCACGTCCATTtcttgataaaataaaaaacttatttttacaagatttttttttttttttttaaggagatGACAAACACAATTTTTATAGATCATTCaaacttttgaagaaatatttgtATTGGCGGTTCCTAAATTAACCAGATTCATGGATCTGTATAGCCTTGGTTAGCTCATCTGGCTGtgtgttatttatatatgtagtaCGTGGCATTCATTCCAGGCCCCTATAGCCAAGCTGTGGCAAggtcccccccctcccacaaacAGActactcccccacccctcagTTTGGTGCCACCACCGTGAGAAGAGAAACTGCACAAGTTACAGGAAAAAATATTGTGccactccttaaattgttgagCCACCCCTTTAAACTGTTGGTGCCCAATCCCCATCCCCTTGCAACTCAGAGTTCCTGGCTACGAGCTTGGTTCATTAACTTCAGTATACATACTTTATGAACGGAATCACACTCTCGTGTCTGTTGGTACATAAACCAACCAATGAATCCAAAGACCTCTTTAACTAAAATATGGTTCATTTTACTAAGTTTATCATCCTAGACATATCATACGGTAGAATAGAGACTAAATGGATAGTGAGTGTAATGGTAACTTCTTTTCCGAAATCTTGATCAATATTACTTAGCATGTGGAACTTTATACTAATTTATGCAAGTTTACCCTTCATTTGCTTCACTGACTGCACTGGTATACGGTGCGTTGTTTCATCAACATGCATAAGTTTGATTTTAATAAGTAAAGTTGTAAATCACCCCAAATTTGAGACTCTATAACATATCgaatcgtaaaaaaaaaacagtggaaGGGGAatgagggagggtgggggagggagggggttcaAACCGTATACCCTCAACGTAATCATAAATTAACGCACTACCCATAATTAACGTAAATCATTTAACCGGTCAACTGGTAATCTCTAGGGAAATATGATCTAAAAGTTCATTATTGGTACAATTTAATATCCATCAAATTATGAAAGGTCACCGCTATAATAATTTGCTTCAGAGGCAGAGAGAGTTGATATTCATTCCGTTCGATGTTGGAACTGCGCATGTGCAAATATAGATTGAATTAAAGGAGTATAATATTTTTCGAACAAAACGAACATTTAGACATGAAGTTCACAGCTACTGTAAAATCGTATTATTGATGTATATGTTGTTACATGATTCCATCTGTCTGCTCATGCgcaatatgacgtcatatataaACCACCTTGTAGTTGTTTTGGAGTTGGATTAGTTTTATCAGATACACACGAACGAGCTGCAATTTCTCCAAATTAAATaatctatgacgtcatcatgacccatgtttatttgttttattcgtttttgtttactttgattTCTTCTAAACTTGTTAATTTCGGGATTCATGTTTTTGTCGATGTCAATGTACTTTGACTCCAAGGCTTCATCAAtatgcaattttattttaatttttaaatgaatattttgaCTTCTTAAAGTAAAAAATTGCTCCCCATTTTGCCTATATACGTTATGTAATACGttataaacatgtcatattagattgttatgatttcataCTGCTTGCTGCCTAGGTCACGACGCCATCGACTGTTTGTTAAACTAGGCAGTCCAGCCAATTTGACTGATGAGCCTCCGATGTCTGAAAGcctgattatcattattattattataatttttgtaaactttaaaaAGTTTCTGTGGTATTGGCACTTTTTGTGCTCGATGATGGATAATAATCTGGATATATCAGAAactttctttattctttattcTGTAAGCCTAATGGTATCCTTTGACTGTATTACAGTAACATAGCCCAGTATGCAATCTATATATGGGAAACTATGAAACAGTGCGCTAACATTATATCGAAACGTTATGAAATGTCTATCAATGAAGGAACCATTCGAAATTGATTCCTCAAAAGATTAGTTTAGTCTTGGAGTACATCTAAGCAGAAGAAGGTGTACGCGTTGTAGCTTGAAGGTTTTCAGTTCATACATTTGCAAATTTGTTCTTCACGGTACTATTTTATCATTCTTAATTatgcatttaatttaatttctctttttattctCTATATTTCTCTTATTTATTCCCATGAATAATCTAATTCAGCATTCCAGATCTTTAACTGTGTGTTTACATACTATTCATTATTTAAGTGAATCATCGTTGTATATCAGTTAATAGAAATTTCTCACTTCTTATTTTAGCTCTGtaattttgctttcttttttttttctttcctttttttttaaagttttatatgaccttttatttttaattttgcataATAATTTTGCCACCTCTTTAGCGTAACATATTAATTATCTAGAAACCACCTATTCTGTCATACACTGGTTTTAACAATTTCTCAAACTTGATTCTTCGTTAAATCAAGAATTTAACTACGCAAAATTGTTTTTAGTCACTGATTTGAGTCAAAAGTCAGAGGAACCATGCACGCCGTCGTGATCACGGCAACCTTAGTCAACTTCAGAGGCGCTCGAACAGGGGCTACGAAATAGCAGGCTTATATACCCGGGTGAGCTGTACACTAAACACATCCTTGTGTATAGTACATGTTAATTAAAGAATAGAAGGGATAATTTTTATCAACTTCTATTTGGTATGTGAACTGTAATGGACATTCCTTACCCTAAAATGTAATGTATTTTTGAATTTCTAAGTGGTGCTGTAATATGTTGGAACTACAAACTTTTGTCAAACAAGCAAAAACGGGTGATAATCACAAATATAGTGCAAGGGAATTGGCTGATAATGagagtggggaagggggggggggtgttaaggGTACTATGTGGAAACTGCTGCTATGTACAATGTTACCCACAAGTTTCGTCTTGGGTTATATCTTTGGTATCAACTGTAATTTCACAGCATATATACATTATGTCGACAAAAATATTCCTGGATATTAATTCGACAGAACGATTCTGTGTTATTATctttatataataaattaatGTTTGAACATTCAATCATAGATCACTGTTCGTGTTTATGAGACGCCACGAATATTTTGCTTTCATATTTCTCGAACTTTCCACAGATTATTCGATAAAAATAGATCTGAGATGCAATTTATAAGTGCACCTTATACAATGACTAACAAGAAAAGGTCGTTTTTATCGAACTATATCTGCAAAGATATTCAAAAACGTTTCACCCGAGGCGCTCTACTTTACTTAATTGTTGCCAAAGACTTTTGAGAATAATACTTTACAGAGTAAACTATCTTtagccttttggctaagatcttGTATATAGCCTATTATAATTGCTTGTTTCTTTAGAGTCGTGACACTGGACAAAATGGACAAACCACACATCGTATTGATAACAGTAGTAAGCGTTGTCTCGATGTAAACTGGAAGCTGGGGCTCAGTTCTTTAAAGTAATCTCTTTTTGTGTTTCGGTAAACAAAACTTTACATTTAAATGACATTTATGTTTAAAAATGATGTCTCATTTTGCTACAACATGAATAGAAATGAACgcatatttcaaatttgtaagTAACAATTCAATTGCTGCTTTACATGTGTATAAGACTAGTAACGTCTTGGGTGCAGTAAGTATCAGAATGAGACATTAAAGCAAAGAGTATGTTCATCCTCTAGGTTGAAGATGAAAAAATTCCTTCtgaaaaaattgttgaaaaacaCTGGTCTAGTTccctttacatgttttttagACTATCGCAGGTTATGTTGGGACAGGGATTATTTCTGTCATTCTCTACCGTATGTCATGTCATAGTGTCTCCTTTAGGTTTGTGTTTATACTATTCCATATTTTTCCACAATTTTGCAACTCTATCAAATGAAGTTAATGAATGAAGAATACACCTTACAAGTTTAAGTACTGGTTGGCTTCGTGGTGTCATTTTTTATATTCGCGCAATCCTTCTCTTCCATTCATATGaagaaatacatttaaaaaatgaACACAGGAAAATGATTCAATTTATCGCCATCCATGCTTCGGTCAACTTATACCAACTTGACCAATTATTCAATTTGCTTTAGCACCTTCCGGAATGCTTGTTGGAAACgcaatttttaacatttcttgcACATTATTATAGTCGTGATGAGGCTATATGCATCCTTTTCCCAACTTCCCAACTATATCTTCACTACAAAATGATGTagttctatatatattaaaaacaccTTGTTTAATGTAGTTGTGATCGCTTAAAGTGTTTTCTCTATACTACAGAGTTGTCCATTTAATCTAGAACGTATATTAAAACAGACTTGCCGTGTGGATTTGATCAACCAATAAATTGAGAATACCTAGAAATTAATCCACATAAACCGAGAAAATATCGAGATATAGCTGCGAGATTAATTCTCATATACTCCAAGAAGATGACAagaactttcttctttttcttcatttaaaaacCAAGAATATGTGGCAAAAATGTAATCAATTAACCGAGAATAAATCTAGAACATAAACCGAGAATAAATCCAAAATATCTCTAAAGGAATATCCAGACATTTCTTCAGCTAAATAACGTTGGTAGATGGAATGGAATTAATCGAAGAGTTTCTAAGAATATATAAaacaagttgttttatttatcattcgCCTAACACGTCGATGACGGTTATAAAGCTCACAAGTTGTGAATATATCGTTAATATAAAACGAATATAAATAAAGGAATTTGTTGAATTCATAAATCTTGAAGAGAGTTTATCGAGAATTTAATGTCTGGGAGTAATAAATCGATAATTTACAAAAATCGAAACCAAACAATACATTGAACTGAGAATAAATAGAGAAGAGAATAACCGGTTTACCATGTTCCTATAGGCCTAAGTACTGTCAGATGTTTATacctcccatccccctcccaccaccccaacccctcccacccctccgcCTCACCTTCCCTCGTGCTATACCTTCTTCGCCGAAATGTCTGATTATTTCCAAACGTTCCATCATCCGACCATACTGTTATATGAAAAAGGCCACAAGTATGTTTGTGCATTCGTGTGGTTGGCGACGCTTTGTTGCAAATAGAATACgtttacattaattaatacttttttctcttttgttagcCGACTAGAATGGACAGATTTATTACTTATACAattgtgagtttttttttaataatgtaaGTTTCAAATAATACACAGTAGTATTTGCTTCTTTTATTCGTCATTTATACGTCTGGATAAAAATGACaagaactgatttttttttcacatatgATATGAATTGGTCACAGCTAAGCCGAATTGACAATTAATGGAGATACACACTAAACGATGACTGCTGGTCTATGTCATAGACATATCACATATTTTAATGTCTGTATACACAAAACAGAAACTTCAACAAGTCTAAAATGACGTCATAGAGTCACATGCGCTTCAATTGTGTATGTTGTTCTTTATGTATTACAATAGTTTACATTCTGTTATGGAACTATAATTTGCCACTACTGAATGTGACATACTGAAGCTCTTCACGTGACCTATAACAATGGCCCTGGTGTCAGTGTTATCACTGGTAACATTCtacattcgaaactaggtcagattaccagcataagacatttctttgtgcgcgagtcttcatacCCTTAAATACTAAAAGAATAAGAAACTAGATGTTTCATTTTCTAGTgccactatgacatcacagacttaTAAAGTCGGACACTACTATTGAACTAGGAAATCTCCCTAACTGAACGATATCTTTCTTTGCGGTTGCTGGGTTTGTTCTTCATAAAGATCTTTGTCGTATAAGCCAAATATAATGGTTGGATTAGTTTAATTTCTACCAGtgctaggggggggggggtggcaggggACACCCATTATCCACATCCCTGTCGCAAATATATCCATAGAAAATATTCTTGCTTGTGAATGATATATGCCTATGAACTTCAAAATGACTGCATGCTGTAATAAGGTGTAGGAAGGGTTCTGAAGCTTGgcaaatattcataagtttgaaaggaaaaaaaatcgcATTTTGATAGAAATGTTTCGAATAAGGCGATGCGCACGATAGGAAAACGTTGGCCTACGAAACTACGATATGTGTGTTTGAGTTTCCAAAGGCATTATGATGCTCAGTTATGACAAAAACATACGGTACCAATTAATACTGTATAAAGCCTTTATTACGGTTGGTTTTGAATATATTAGAATGAATACGTTTATTCCATTTACGCATATATTCGAGATACTAGATAGACCGTAGGTCCCAtatttgtcccatatggcttacCATATCAGATCAGAAATTTGAACCCTCGATACAGAAAGCAAtttgacaaaataaacacaaatccGAACTATGGAAAGATAACACTGGTTATCCAGGCTTACTTCATTGTCTCGCATGCTTCCATATACTTTCGGTAAGAAGTTGGGAATTGTGGCGGCTTTTCCTTCAATCATAAAAAGGGTTGTCATTTGTACTACAGGGTAGTAGTAAGCTAGGCCAAACTGATGAATTCACGAAAGGTCTAGTTCAGCGAAATGTCGATTGCATTATCGGTCAATATCTCGATTACTTGAGGTATCTTTTAATCTAATACGAAACAAAAAGGTAATTTCAAGCCTTTGACAACTCCGGCAATTTGTATGGAAATCTGGcgatattaaagaaaaatagcAGCTCCATTAATTTAGAACAATAActaggcataggctaggctgTCTAGACCACTAACTTGATACTAAGTCAATTCAGTTTTAGTAAGTGTAACTTGTAATGTAACGTTGGCTAGACTAACATTGTAACACCATATAGTAACACTAACATCAAGTGCCCAAAACATTCGGCAAATGTTTTGCCTTGCACTTCGAAGATGTTTGCTTTGAGTTTTTAAAATCTTCTTCCATATTTGCATCTATTCAGGCTTTAATTCCAtcagtacagtaggtcaataaATGCTTCGCTTTAATAATGTTTTATAGGGATTGAACTTTCAAATTATGTGCTCTTATTCAAAACTGGCTGAAAGGCCCAGCAGATCTGCCTAGTATCAGGGTGGATATGCAGTTTTGCCTTTCCAGAGCTCCCAACAGACCCCCATTTCGCGGGATGGACCCGCATTATAACACCCAAACCTGCTGACCCGGGCAAGCTTCCAAAaaacccgcattgtaattgtcaagtatacataacaaaaaatttcatcaaattttgacttagcaaccattaTTTCTtgagcatttagcataatagagtataaaacctcatTTACAGCATCATTGGAACCTAAAATTAGccttatatatatttcttttcattggggcgagcagagAACATGTTCATGCCaagggaaagaatgaattatatttctcagaaaattttgggtgacaaaaagccttttctaagtgccaccattttacacgtaggcatcaccaggattcaaaaaaaaatcaaaggggATGGAGACACCTCCCCCAGGActgcgattcgtggcatggaccagcatttgccttctcaaacGTTGGGGGCTATGCCTTTCACAGCAAAACATGGATTCTGAGTTGAAGTACTAGacccgtcaactctcccggttttacccgaatctcccggcctcccggtttcTTATTCTATTTTCcaggttttttaatgtttcatcacttgcgacatttctgaaaatagccaacaaatagtcctatgcttagtaattccccacagtaacACTGAACAGGAAAAGCTATTTATTCAGTGTAGTTCgaaagaacaagacagacagtcggtcaagtctcaagcttgatgggactctatctagcatattaGCCATGAAGTCGCcgtacccagagtccactgttccctgtttcaaatggaagcctactcAAGAAACCCTGGagaaagcgaagcgagctgctgtaaactacaacaagaaacactgattggatgtttctctcactgtattgcataagtagactatatacatatttaggagtatttatatcatttcagttgaaaattaccaacctccctattttccccttgttctccctatttttaGCCctgaaaatgttattctccctattttgggggtcaaacaggttgacaggtttGAAGTACTGTGTAGTCTACTAATTGATTGTTCTATCCCCACAGGCCACAGAGAAATGACTTCCTTTGTAAAGAAGGAGATACATAGTGATGAAGACACAGATGCAATCGCAGGCTTAAAAAATTCAGGGCTAACCATCAAATCAGGTACATAGATATATCATCATGTGGGTAGCATCCATGACAGAAACAATCTCTATGGGATGATATATTGGACAAGTTTTAAATTTGCTTCATGCATACTGTAGACTAGTGTAAATCTTTTTTCTAGCATTGAAGCCTTTCTCAACCAGACTTATTTTTAATTGTAGTCCATCATTTCACATTTCCACATTTTGAAAACTAGCAAAGATCTTATGACTGGATATAACAGAATTAGAGCAAGTACCGTTAGGATTGCAAATCATGTGTTCTTCAAATAATACCTTCCCTCTTTCAAAATAAGTAATAATTTGTATGATGGTTACTTGCAAGTGGGTAGGCCTACATTCTTGTTCAATTTCTTTGTCAAGTCAAAGGATGTGGGCCTATAGTAAGTACAGGCATACATTCCAATTGAAGTTGTGTAACCCATGCTGCTTGCCCACGTAAAATGTGTATATGCTATGCTGAATATCGTCTATGCACTCTCTACTGTGTGTCCCATATGTGTATACTATGTGTATACAGGGAAtttaatttagtgttcaaatttgtgtgtatatatatatatatatatgcaactgATATAGCGCAATATGCAAAGGCTTCAGAGTGCTTTACAAaacataatacataaaaacaaagtcgCAGTGTAGCAGTTCTGAATGGTCTGAACTTTCtcttatttaatatatattatggttCCTGTGTTCCAAAACTGCCATACATCTTTACTCTTGTATAGGAACTTGTCAATTTTGTATCGATG
This window of the Apostichopus japonicus isolate 1M-3 chromosome 9, ASM3797524v1, whole genome shotgun sequence genome carries:
- the LOC139973407 gene encoding uncharacterized protein produces the protein MARSYGDIRGAYSELECGRIIVTPAHCTDYQAAHSSALDKSSIIIPTVRIPHDQHRTEVHTSQSTGENDVEEIIVQPDSTKRKKYNTVQNLRICIGNWLCLLVGLIVLSGSITMTVFGFLANDFSQTINNVGNVTSKERDDALYETLTKLKTYGPIMIGCGCFIIMCACVLLCDARDRLKAAIEPEDTKKDAAAINYVEAFRRMYEEEMRQKDVEETERRTKKIDEYFEYMSRYPIGRRTLIRALRPRSFSDPCVRLDTPLPDSYEYAKERLRNNPIGRDSKANGTYSDLDVNLSMNQHFIRSTKPKSASQNSIQHLSPSHQITLESKPTNLATLPPIKSRSNNGPIKVNVDTSSLPVGSLEKLYLGDDTIIGGTRKKQKRKKGKRKRKTANPKADAEGENSHPVSTLLDTNQETTDVKTASKLEVAQEARNPILLDPAKDQLELSQSERTDGSRLTDVKSGYHGHENTDSPLAAARASRGKIITVASVTSELEPSARTMKWVTESNDQPWNRTWSDNRYTTEPFGDDELNETADSNSNIRKSSTGSLSFEGPSTLGLGHQAMVL